ACGTATTTTAGGAAAAGTTCCAGAACAAACAAAAGCTGCATTGCATTTGCATGAGCAAAAACTCCAATTACCGGGTCAGTTAACAGGTGAATTACAAAAACTCAAAGCAGAACTTGCAACTCTGCAAAAGATGAATGATCCGCAGGGTGTCTATGCTCGTTTACCTTTTAATTTGAAAATTGAGTAAGTTTTTTGCGTAGTAAGAATTTGCAGATTCGTAGTGTTTTTAAAGGCAAAGGTTCGCAAAGGAAAACACAAAGAAACGCAGAGTTTGGTTAGAGGGATTTTGCTATGAATTTATGCAATTTTATACTTAGTTAGGTGAATCAAATTGACTACTAACTACTAACTACTAACTAATAACTACTAACACATGATCAATGACCAAAAAACAAAAGTTTCCTTATTTAGTTGGTTCTAAGTGGACTGCACAAAAAAAAGTAGATGGTTGGCGACATTTTCAAGTTGTCAATCGTAAAAATCAAGGTAAGTGGGTATATGCTGAAATGGTTGCTTCTTGTGATCCCAATGTTCGTTTTTGGCTGAATGCCAAGCTATTACAAGATCGTTCTCAATGGCATCCTGGATGGCAATCTTTGGATGAATTAGAAAAAGAGTTGTCGCAAAGCTAATTTGAGATAAAATCCCAAATTGTTTGACCGCATTAAAACCTATCTTCATACTCCAGCACCGCCTGGTTATCGCCAGATAAATCAGTGGAAGTACGCAGGCGAAACTCAGAATTAATCCGATAATTAAAGCCAAATTGTGGCGCTTCATCACTTGTCAAAACTTTGAGAGCAGAAAAAGAAATATTACGGGAAACATCAATCCCAGCTTCCGCCGCCAAATCCATCGAAAAATTTCTTCTTGTTACTTGTGGATTCTCTGGATCATCGGAAGCAACAGTAGGAAATATACGCAGTTCACTTAAACCAAAAGCATTACCAATTTGGTTAAAAGCTCGTTGAACATTTAAAGCTGAACCTGCTAAATTTACAAGTCCTAAGGTGCTATCGCCACGTCCCAATGTTTGTACAAAACCACCCCCAAGTAAAGCTACTATTTCTGTTTGATTGCGGGGAGGATTGCTGGTAAGTTCAAGATTTTGGTTAAGCTGGCTAGCTGGGCCATCGATTCTGGCTTCGACACGCACAGTATTTACAGGTTGAAAGGACGTAATATTTTCATCGCTGATTTCAGAAGAGAAAGGAGTGGTGGTCACTTGGGAAGGATTGACATCCAATACGTTAGCAAACAAGCGGATATCCAAGTCAGGGTTTTGATCTCCTCTAAAAACCGCTCTGTTTTTATAACCACGCGCCAGGTTAAATTGAGTAGTAAATAAATTTACATCTCCACCTTGAAGGCGAATAGTTCCTTCAGGTTCGGGATTATTTAATGAACCATTGACATTCAGCGAACCAGTAGCGCGGAAACTTAGAATTGGTGGTAAAGCAACTTCTACATTTTTGTCTAATTCCAATTTGAGATCATTAAATCGTGTGGCTGTAGTGTTATTTTCAGATTTTTCTGTTTTGTTTGTTTTGGCATAACTAATTTCTTGGTCATTATTGCCAGTATTCACGGCGTTGTTAGCTGATTCTGTGATTAAAACCTGACCATTAGCTAACTTGAGATTACCACCAATAGCTGGACTAAGAGCAGAACCAGTAATCTGCAAATTACCACTCACTCCTCCTTGATACCGTCCCTTTAAATTCACTGCTAATTTATTCAAAGACACAGTCAGGGGATTATCTATTTGTTTTTGTGAGTTAGTGAAAATCGGAATTTCTCCTTGAGCTATGACATTGCCCTGACTAAAATTGCCTTGGAGACTTTCAATTTTAATACGGTCAAAATCAAACTGGGCCTTTCCTGTGACATCAGTCAATTTTCCTGGTAACGCCTGAGCTGAAAATGTAGCGTCTTTGACAGCAACAATACCATTCACGATTGGCTGTTCTTTTGTGCCGCGTACAGTGAGATTGACTTCCCCTTCTCCCTCCTCAAAAGCCACCTGATCTGTCAACAAGTTTAAAATTGCTAAGCCTTCGTTTTTCACCTGCACATCCAGATTGATTTGATCGTTATTTGGTGCAGCAGTCGCAAAAGGCAATTTAGCAGGAACACTGCCAGTAATCGTAACAGGTTCAGAGCCAGCAACCGTGACGTTACTGCCAAAATTTAAACGTCCATCGTGATAACTAAAACTAGCAGTCGCCGATTCTATGCCTTTTTGGTTGAGCGTTCCTTGTGTAACTTGCAATTCTCCTTTCGCCTGGGGATTATTGACACTGCCTGCTAAAGTTGCTGTAGCGTTGATATTACCTGTTGCACCCATTGGCAACTTGACATAATTACTCAACACCTCCAGAGGGAAATTTTTCACTCGTAGCTGACCAGATTGTTCTGTACCACCTACATTACCAGTGAAAGCGATCAGCTTATCTTGAGATTCAATTCGCAAAGGTAGTAACCTGAGAACACCATTTTCAAAGCTACCGTGAGCAATCACTTGTTGTATTGTGTATAGGCGGTTGGGTTCGCTTTTTCGTCCCCAGACAAAGTTTTGACCATTTAATTTAAAATCTGCTGCTAGTCCTTTTTCTGTGGCAGTATCAAAATCAATTTCGCCGTTAAAAGTCCCTTTTAAATCTGCTAAGTCTGGTACTAAAGAAGCGTCACGCCGTTGTTGTTGCTGTTGTGCTATCAGTGCTTTAATTTCGGAAAAGCGGCGAATTTGATCTAGTATAGGCTGACCTGCGGAACCGACTGCTACGGTGTTGAGGTCACTAGCTTTACCGTAGGTTGGGGTAGCTGTTCCCCGTTGAAAATCCTGTAGTTCAAAAAACTGGAGTGTCGTTAATATATCTTGGATTTCACCTTGGCTGATGTTTAGTTTGCCTTTGATTTGGGGAGTTGTAGCTGTGGGTATAAAGTCACCAGTAAAAGCATAGCGACTATTGCCTTTGATGAAGGCGCTATCGGTCAGGGTTGTCCTACCATCTTTGTAGCGGAACTGAGCTTGTAAGCGATCGCCTTTAATTCTACCTACTTGCGGCTGAGCGATCGCTACATCCCCGGCTACTGCTAATGTATTTTGATTAATGAGAAAATCTCCACTCAGTGAACCTGTTACTTCACCTTGACCCAAGTAAGTATTTGCAGGTACTGGCAAATTCAATACTTTTAAGGGAAAGTTTTCTACTTTTGTCGCCAAATTATCGCCTTGTGCTTGACCAGTTGCCGAAGCTTGCTGCCATTGCACTATAAAGGAATTGGGACGATTATTCGCATTAAGATTGAGAGCAATTTTGTCACGTTTGCCAGTGACATCCAAATTTAAACCACGTCCTCGCACTGATTGGATGTTACCATTTAACACCGACTCAAAAGCCAAGTTGTTAACATTCAAGTCTCGCAGTGCCAGTTTTCCTACCAAGTTTGGTACAGGCAGATTGCCAGTAACTTTCCCGTTAAAATCAGCTTTTCCAGCTAAATCTACATTCTGAGGCAACTTTAATGGCAACTGTTGCAGATTGTAATTTTGGGCTTGAACATCAAGATTTAACTCCGTAATTTCCGGTATGCCAGCCTGATTGCTATTGGCTAATATATAACCACTGGCATTTAAACCAGGGGCTGTTGCTCGTTCAACGAGCAACTTTTCTCCATCCCAGCCGACAACCGCATTCAGTGGTCGCTCAATACCAGCTAGCCCTTGGGAAAAGTTTACCTGACCTGTTGCCCGGATATCTGCTAACTTAGAGCTTCCTAAATTCCCAGCAACTTGGGCTTTACCACCCAATTTACCTTCTAACTGCTCCTGAAACCGATTTAATTCCACCCCAGCAGCATTAACTACAGCCTGATAGCGACCGTTAACTACTTGGACATTTGTGGCTGTAAAACTGCCACCACCAATATTAAGTTTTGCTTGACCGTTAGCTTGGATTGTCTCTGGTTGGAAGGACTCTACAGAACCAGTGACATTAAACTGACCAGTGAATTGACCGTGTAATTGCTGAGGAATTGGTGTTAATTGTTGTAGTGGTGCGTTCTTTGCTTGCAGTTGTGCCTGATAAACACCGTTAGCTACTTGAATATTCGTAGCAGTAACTGTACCAGTGTTGACAGCTAAACTGGCTGAGCCATTTCCCCGTAAAGTTTTCAGGTCAAAATTATTTGTATTACCTGATACTTGGAATGTACCTGCCATCGCAGCTTGTAATGCTGGTTGTAATGCAGGGGCAGGCTGTTTCAACAACCGCGCCAACCTCACACCATTCGCCACAAGTTTAGCAGAAAAGCTGTTTTCCCCTAGCTGGATCTGAGAAATTGCCACCGTGCCATCTGCAACTTTAACTTTAGCGTTCTCAGTACGAATATTAGCCAGTTTAAAAGGTGCGGAACTGCCAGAGAGAAGGAGGCGACCATTGAAGCGGGCATCATTAAGATTTATATTTTCTAGTTGTTGGGGGTTGACAAAACGTTCTACTTGTACAGCAGTGGCATCAGCAACTGCTTGCCAGTTCTGGTTATTCCAACTGCCGACAGCCTGGACTTTGCCACCAGCTACACTGAGAGCAACATTACGGAAATTGAGAGTGCGATCGCTATTGACAACAACTTCACCTGTGGTAGGATACTGAGCCTGGGGGGCTTGGAATTGAACTGTTGTTTGCACATTGTCAGCAGTACCAGTCATTTGGGCTGTAGCAGAGACAGTACCGACTTTCAACCCGGGTTGAGAATTGTAAAGAAGAGCGATCGCATCACCAGAAACATTCTTGGCAGATAAATTAAAATTCAAACGGGGAACTGTACCCAACTCAACCTTACCAGTACCCTTGAGTTCACCGCCAACTTTGGCTTTGCCTTGAATATCTTTGAAGACAATCACTTCATTTTTTGGTGCAAACTCAAACTTGCCACTGGCAGAATCAAAATCAACTTTATCAATCTGGGCAGACTTGTTAGTGGTAACGATACCTGTAAGAATTGGTTCGGTCGTTTTTCCTGTAAACTGCAAATCTGCTTGTACTTCCCCAGTTACAGGTACAGGCAATTTGAGTTTGAGAGTTTCTTGCACATCAGCGACATTGACGCCATTTACATGCCCTACCAACTTGTAACCAGTTTCGGTGTCAATAATACCGTTGGCAATTAATGGAATTTTGCCGTAGCTGCCGATGACATTGTCAAGCTTAATTTCTGTGCCTTGAAAGTGCAGCTTTCCTTGGGAATTTAAAAATTGTTGGGGAACTTTCGGAACTTGAAACTGAACTGCTTGCAAATCAACATTACCAAATAAAACAGGCGGCTGAGTTTGCCCAATTTGAAACTGCATCTGTAAGTCACCATTGACTCGACCAGCTTCCAGCAGGAGTGGTAACTTGACCAAGCGCGTCACATCAGAGGCTAGCAACTCTTGCCCACGTATTTGTAAATTCGTTGCCCATGTCTTTGGGCGGATATCTCCCTTTAAAGCAACATCGCCACCACTGTTTGGTTTTCCTGTCAAATCCAACCTAATCACTTGGTTGTTTTCTAATAACTGGGCAGTTCCGTTTACTTGTGAAAATATCACTGGGGAAGAGAGGGGAGAAGAAGCGGTGACGCTAGGAGTAGGAGACGTGGGGAGTATTTGATTTGTGTTACCCTTGTCCCCCTGTCCCTCTGTCACCGTGTCCTCTAGATTCCTCTTGCGTGCCACTAAGACTAATTGGGCATTGCGGAACCTTATTTTATCCAAATCTGTTTGAATTGGTTGACCTTGACCTTGTCTTTGGATGGTAGTGGTAATCCAACGTCCTTGTTGATCCTGTTCAACGTAAACATCTGGATTAACTAAAGTTACATCCAACTTCAGTTGACGCTTAAAAAGTAACTGTAACGGTTCAAAACCAACCTCCACGGCATCGACTGTAACACTATCCGGATCAGTGGGTGTTGCTGGAATAGCTGAAGCCCCAAACTTTACTCCCGTGAGCGATAATCCCTTAACTTCTCCTAGCTTAACTGGACGATTGAGTGTAGTGGTCAGACTTTTTTGTGCTAGTGGTGTTAAATCTTTCTGGATAAAACTCCACAATCGCCAAGCACCACCAATAAGTCCTATTAGTAAAATTCCACCTAAAGCGATGCCACTACGACCCAGTATCAGCAACCATACACGCTTGTTGTTAATTGGAGATTTATAATTTTGCTCAAGAGATTTACTCATGGGATTTTACTTTTATTGTTAGCCGAGTTAGAGAGGCACAATAGT
Above is a genomic segment from Fischerella sp. JS2 containing:
- a CDS encoding TIGR02450 family Trp-rich protein; protein product: MTKKQKFPYLVGSKWTAQKKVDGWRHFQVVNRKNQGKWVYAEMVASCDPNVRFWLNAKLLQDRSQWHPGWQSLDELEKELSQS
- a CDS encoding translocation/assembly module TamB domain-containing protein; the encoded protein is MSKSLEQNYKSPINNKRVWLLILGRSGIALGGILLIGLIGGAWRLWSFIQKDLTPLAQKSLTTTLNRPVKLGEVKGLSLTGVKFGASAIPATPTDPDSVTVDAVEVGFEPLQLLFKRQLKLDVTLVNPDVYVEQDQQGRWITTTIQRQGQGQPIQTDLDKIRFRNAQLVLVARKRNLEDTVTEGQGDKGNTNQILPTSPTPSVTASSPLSSPVIFSQVNGTAQLLENNQVIRLDLTGKPNSGGDVALKGDIRPKTWATNLQIRGQELLASDVTRLVKLPLLLEAGRVNGDLQMQFQIGQTQPPVLFGNVDLQAVQFQVPKVPQQFLNSQGKLHFQGTEIKLDNVIGSYGKIPLIANGIIDTETGYKLVGHVNGVNVADVQETLKLKLPVPVTGEVQADLQFTGKTTEPILTGIVTTNKSAQIDKVDFDSASGKFEFAPKNEVIVFKDIQGKAKVGGELKGTGKVELGTVPRLNFNLSAKNVSGDAIALLYNSQPGLKVGTVSATAQMTGTADNVQTTVQFQAPQAQYPTTGEVVVNSDRTLNFRNVALSVAGGKVQAVGSWNNQNWQAVADATAVQVERFVNPQQLENINLNDARFNGRLLLSGSSAPFKLANIRTENAKVKVADGTVAISQIQLGENSFSAKLVANGVRLARLLKQPAPALQPALQAAMAGTFQVSGNTNNFDLKTLRGNGSASLAVNTGTVTATNIQVANGVYQAQLQAKNAPLQQLTPIPQQLHGQFTGQFNVTGSVESFQPETIQANGQAKLNIGGGSFTATNVQVVNGRYQAVVNAAGVELNRFQEQLEGKLGGKAQVAGNLGSSKLADIRATGQVNFSQGLAGIERPLNAVVGWDGEKLLVERATAPGLNASGYILANSNQAGIPEITELNLDVQAQNYNLQQLPLKLPQNVDLAGKADFNGKVTGNLPVPNLVGKLALRDLNVNNLAFESVLNGNIQSVRGRGLNLDVTGKRDKIALNLNANNRPNSFIVQWQQASATGQAQGDNLATKVENFPLKVLNLPVPANTYLGQGEVTGSLSGDFLINQNTLAVAGDVAIAQPQVGRIKGDRLQAQFRYKDGRTTLTDSAFIKGNSRYAFTGDFIPTATTPQIKGKLNISQGEIQDILTTLQFFELQDFQRGTATPTYGKASDLNTVAVGSAGQPILDQIRRFSEIKALIAQQQQQRRDASLVPDLADLKGTFNGEIDFDTATEKGLAADFKLNGQNFVWGRKSEPNRLYTIQQVIAHGSFENGVLRLLPLRIESQDKLIAFTGNVGGTEQSGQLRVKNFPLEVLSNYVKLPMGATGNINATATLAGSVNNPQAKGELQVTQGTLNQKGIESATASFSYHDGRLNFGSNVTVAGSEPVTITGSVPAKLPFATAAPNNDQINLDVQVKNEGLAILNLLTDQVAFEEGEGEVNLTVRGTKEQPIVNGIVAVKDATFSAQALPGKLTDVTGKAQFDFDRIKIESLQGNFSQGNVIAQGEIPIFTNSQKQIDNPLTVSLNKLAVNLKGRYQGGVSGNLQITGSALSPAIGGNLKLANGQVLITESANNAVNTGNNDQEISYAKTNKTEKSENNTTATRFNDLKLELDKNVEVALPPILSFRATGSLNVNGSLNNPEPEGTIRLQGGDVNLFTTQFNLARGYKNRAVFRGDQNPDLDIRLFANVLDVNPSQVTTTPFSSEISDENITSFQPVNTVRVEARIDGPASQLNQNLELTSNPPRNQTEIVALLGGGFVQTLGRGDSTLGLVNLAGSALNVQRAFNQIGNAFGLSELRIFPTVASDDPENPQVTRRNFSMDLAAEAGIDVSRNISFSALKVLTSDEAPQFGFNYRINSEFRLRTSTDLSGDNQAVLEYEDRF